Part of the Fusarium musae strain F31 chromosome 3, whole genome shotgun sequence genome, AAAGCAGAAGCAGTAGCCAAGGACATCAGGCGAAAACGAGAAACGACCAAGCGTAACTCAGAGTCAGCTAGGCTCGTAGCCCGCCGAAAGCTCATTCTCAATCTGCAGGATGCATTGAGGCAGGCTAAAGATTCTGGAAGCGAGGAGGCGCTCCCCGGTTATCTGCAGCGTTTACAAGAAGATTTTGTTGCCCGCATGGAGGAAATTGACAATATGTAGTTGGAGGTATATTATTCAGTCAGAAATTTGGGGTGCATATGAATGGGCAGTCATGTTGTACTTGTTGAAGGATGTTCTATGTGCATTATGTTGATATTGTTGAAGCTGTTTATACGCCTGGGCGCTTGTAATCTAATTCTCGGACACGCTTCCAGACCTCCCTCACTGTTCGCTCTTGTGTCTGTCGTCCTGTCTCTGTTGCTGCAGGGCCGGCGGGGCTATTGACTGTCAGTAAATGAGACTTCAAGGTTCAGTTGACGTGTGCGTACCGTATGGCTAGATACAGCCGGCCTCCAAGATGTGCCCTTGTAATGACGGCAGTCTCTGGGTCGCTGGGAGGATTGGCTGTTGTTACAAGACCACCAGCCTCTTCGAGAATTGCGAAACCAGCCGCGACGTCCCTGTTCAAGTTAGCATCTCTATTATGCTGTAGAATAGAGCGAGATAGTCGTACCATTCCCAGCATCCGCCCTCCCACCAGATATCGAAGGATCCCATAGCAGTGTAAGCAAGATCCAATGTCGCACTGCCCAAGCTTCGCATGCCATGGACCATACCACCCTTTCCTCCCCTGCCACTTCTCTCCGAAGCCATGTTCACAAAAGACTCGATCTTCCGCGACATGTTGCCATCTGGAATATCGCGACGATCCTTGCCCCATTCGCACGAAAAAGTACAACCGCTAGGCGCATTAGCAGGCATCGGAGGGATCGGGTTTCGAATCAATGGTAGTCGCTGTGTCTCATTGAGCCATGCGCCTCGCCCCGtgcatgatgagaagaattgACGGAGGAACGGCGCATTGATGACGCCAATGACTGGAACACCTTTGACGACTAGAGCGATTGATACGCAGAACATGGGGAAGAGATGTGTGAAGTTGACGGTGCCATCAAGAGGATCAACTACCCATGTTGGTTTGTCTTCAACGAGGTATGTTCGCGAAGCACCAGCAGAGTAGGACTCTTCGCCAAGGAATCTGCTGTCGTTAGTGAGGATCATGATAAGACGAGGGGTAAGACATACCCATGATCAGGATATTTACTGAGGACAGTTGTGCGGATAAAGTTCTCGACATCTAGACAGTCAGCTACACCATGAGCAGATGGTGAGGATACAAGGAGGGAATACCATTGTCTGTCTTTGTCACGATATCTACCGagttctccttctcaacatACGAAACAGCACTCGAAGACTGGCCACTCCCATCAATTCGGCGCTGAGCAGCGGCCATGAGCATGTCACCCGCATCTTTGCCAAGCTGCACGGCAAAGGCGTAAATGTCGTTCAATTCCTGCTGCTccattattatttttttggCCTTTGTTTTTCCAGAAGACGCAGAGAAGGGATAAAAGTCCAAGGTAGCTTGTTTTGTTGTAGTGTATGCCGTATGAAACCGTCGCTGGGGTTGTTTTCCGCGGTGACGGATTATGATGCGCTGTGGGGAGGGGGGGATGCTGTGTTAGTGGGAATGGGGAGGAGGGGTAGAGGGGGATGAAGGCTTAACCGCGGGCGGGGGGTGCCGAGAGTTTGGGGATGGGTGATGGGAAAAGCTGGGGAATTGGCGGAGTTTTACTTTTGCGAGTGATCATTGATAAGTAACAGTAACGAGAGATACTGAATAGACAAGATCGCAAATCAATTGACATTGACATTCATACACAAGCCATCATGTCTCGTcgtctcctcctcatcaacggcccaaacctcaacctcctcggCACACGCGAGCCACACATCTACGGCTCAACGACCCTCGCCGACGTTGaatcctcagcctcagcacaAGCAGAATCTCTCTCATCCAGCCTAGAGTCCTTCCAAGCCAACAGCGAAGGCGCCATCGTCGACCGGATCCACGAGGCGCGAGGAAACGTGGATGcgatcatcatcaacgcgGGGGCCTACACACATACCAGCGTTGCGATAAGAGACGCGCTGGTGGGAGTGAACATCCCGTTTGTGGAGGTGCACATCACGAATGTTCATGCGAGAGAGGCGTTTAGACATCATAGTTATCTGTGTGATAAGGCGGAGGCGGTGATTTGTGGGTTGGGGGTTTTTGGGTATAGTGCTGCGATTGAGTATGCGGTTAAGcacttgaagttgaggacGAAGCTGTAAATTATCACTGATTCAAGCAAATTGAATGTGAAAAGTGTTTACAGTCTAAGTCAGATCATGGGATTGAGGGTTATGGAGTTGTGATCGTGTGTTCGCTGATCAAATAAGGACAGCAGATGATGGTAACAACACATTCTGGTGGTATTATGAACAATGCAACAAAACAAAGATTATTTACAACATGGCCTGCAATCTCGGCTGCACATCGTCCGCTGTCCTCAACCCCAGCtcaaccttcatcttctcccacGACTCAGCCGCCCTCTTAGCCGTCTCCTCAGGCACAATCTGATCCCTATCACAAAACCTCCTATTAAACACCTCAAAGCTCAACCACCCCTCAAACCCCAACCCCTGCACAACAGCCCTCAGTAATTGCTTACACGGTAGATAAGCATTATACGAGCTCTCCCCGTAGAATAGCCTCGCGTTTCTCGACCAGCTCATCCGCGAGGGTTGCTCCGCGTTGTAAAACGGATGGCTCTCGTTCAGAGGTGAACTGAGTTTCTCGCCGTCAGCCACTTGTACTAGGAATACTTTGCTGACGTCGATGTCTGTGAGGATATGCTTGATGGATTCTTTTGTAACGGTGTCGCAGTCCTTTGTCTTTCCGCCTACTGCTGCAGGGTCGGCGTAGATGCGGCCGAGGATGTTATAGCTATCCAGGCAGATACCGAAATTCTCACGGTCAACGCGCTGGATTATATCCCAACTTTGCTCCCACCTGTTGATTCGCGTTCCCCAACATAACGCCTCGAACGCAAACTTGATCTGCGGCTGTTGCTCCAGCCCCATATCAGCAGCCACCGTGAAATCAGCGGCTATAACATCCATATCATCCGTAAGTTGCTCCTCTGGTAAAAAGCTACTAGGGAACAAGATAAGATCTGTTTCCAACGCGTGACATAGCTCAAACCACAGCTTGAGTTCTTCATAttgttgtgcttgtgcttgacgATCGATGAGACCGCCAAAGTGCATGAAGGGTTGTAAGCAGATGATGGTGAGGGAGCGGGCGGCGCAGAGATCGTGGATTGTGCGGGCGGCTGTGATTTGGTTGGAGGGTGTGTCACCGCCTGGGAGGGACTTGGCGAGGTCGACGAGGTCTTCGTAGAAGACTTCTATGCCTTGGAAGCCGTATTTGGCGGCCATGTCGAGTTTGTGGGGGAGGGAGTGGCCTGCGAAACAACGGCCTAGGGACATTGTGCATATGCTTGGTTTGTGAGCCATGGCAGCGGTATTAGATAGGAGTGTGTAGCCGATATAATGAAGTCGCTATGTGATGTGTTGGATGGGTATAAGTGGTAGTATAGTATGGTGAATGACACTTGATGATAGAATGCTTATATGAACAGTGATAGATACAATAATGAGATAACTAAAGAGACAAATCACCACTGATGCTGTGGCAACTTGATATAGAATCTACAGAGCGGAGAATACCCCTGATCAAGACTCGATGATAAAGCAATCATTCATCCAATACCACCCCCGTAGTCCCATCTCGATCTTCCCTTATCCATCGTCATGCTGAAAGCCGTCACGAGGCGGTACCAGCCGAGCCATGTTAATCGTTTAAGAGGGATACTCCATTGGAAATAATGATAAGGGAATTTCCACAGTCGCCTCACACTGTTTGCATCATGGGGGATGAACGTCTTGTTTATCCATTACCCGGGCACCGAGGTGGCTAAGTCTTTATCCGACTGTGGAGGTCGAGACCCGGTAATTTCTTGCATTGCGACCCCAGCTTTAGTGGATAAACCCTTTGGGGCGGAGGTTTCGGCGGGGAGTGAGGATCTGGGgtttttttcctttccatTGTGTTCTTTGCTACTGGATGGGTTTTATTACTTGAATAGATCTATCGTCGCTACTTTCCAGGATTGTTTCTCTCAATCAGGccactttcttttctcttgtctcttgtctctttgtACTATCTACCTATCATATCATGTCTGTCCAGCCAATCTCCTCTGAGCAAGGCTCCGTCTCTGGAGACTCTCTCCAATCGAACCAGGTCTCGCAGCTGCAGCGCCACGGATACCTGTTTGGCAAGAAATTGACTGCCTCGCTGTCGCCGTTTCTTCATAATGTTATTTATCAAGATCTTGGGTTGAAGTGGGGTCAGGTTAGACTTGATTCAGCTGATATTCCTGGCTTTTTGAAATTGGCGCAACATCCCGACTTTTACGGTATGTTccattcactcactcacccaATTGACATGCATGAGTACTGATGACATGATGTATAGGCGCCTCAGTCACCATGCCCAACAAGGTCGCCATCATCCCATACCTAGATGAACTCACAGAAGAATGTCGCGACGTCGGCGCCTGCAACACCCTCTTCATCCGTGAGCGTGACGGCCGCCGAATCTTCTGCGGCGCAAACACAGACGTCATTGGCATCCGCGACTCGTTCTACCAAAACATCGACAACCCCGACGCTGTCTTCCACAACAAGCCCGCCCTCGTAGTTGGCGGTGGCGGCGCCGCTAGAAGCGCTATCTACGCGCTGCGCAAGTGGATGAAGGTCAAGACGATTTACCTCGTTAACCGCGACGACGCAGAAGTCACCGCCGTGATCGCCGACTGTGCTGAGCGCGGCTACGGCGAGGGTTTACTACACGTCAAGGATGTGTCACAAGCACAAGGTCTCGAAGCACCTGGTGCGATCGTAGCGTGCGTCCCCGATTTTGAGCCCGAGACAGAAGAGGAGATTCGCGCGCGCGCAGTGACAGAAGCATTCTTGGACAAGGAGCAAAAGGGCGCTATTCTGGAGATGTGCTACAACCCCACGCCTTTTACGAGATTAGGTGGTATTGCGGAGGATAAAGGGTGGAAGGTCATTCTGGGAACGGAGGCGTTGATTTATCAGGGCCTGGAGCAGGATAAGTACTGGACGGGCAAGCAGCTGGAGGAGATGCCGATTGAAAAGGTGCATGTTGCTATTGCGGAGAAGGTTGCGCAGAGGGCGGAGGCGGCAAAGCTGTAAGGGAgggtttgttttgtttaTTGGGCATAGATACATAGCGTGCATTACATTATTGGAGTTTAGATAAATGATTGGACTTTTTGTTATTTTATGTTGGCTTTGCCAGTGGTTGGAGTTAACGATGAAATGTGATGGTTCTTTACACTAAGATACCCTAAACTTACCTAAAGTTATAAATCTTTACCTAAATATAAGCTCAGATGGGGAAAATTATAAGCATCTTACCGAATCACTGCAAAAAATGACTAGGCAGCCAACACATAGACTTTTATTTCCTCTGTAGTTATGCAAATAAAAAGTATGCCAGAGTTGGAGGATGGGAGTGTTTTGGAAGCGGATATGTATGTCTGGGCTGGAGATCAAGATGCCCCGACCACTGAGCCCTGGGAGTTGGACACTTCCGTCAATGAGAGGTTGGAGGATTGGCTTGATCTTTTTGAGGGCACGGAGATGattggtgaagatgaggactGAAAAGTCCCGTTGACCTCTAGCTACGAGCTCGACTCATATCTACTCCTCGCCCTAATCCTCTCCCCATAAACAAAGAAACACCACGGTATAGgcgccatcaacaacgtAAACCCCGTCAAAAGCGTCGTCGCCCACCCTGCACCAAGCCTCTCAAACATCTGCAGTGAAAACATCGGGAACGCAAAGCTCAACGAATATCTACTCAGCATCATGGCCCCAGAGGCAGATGCTCCATACAAAGGACCGTAAGCATCAAGCATAAAGAGGTTTACACCAGCGTAGATCAAAAGACATGCCATCATCGTCAGTCCCTGGAAGAATATAGGGAGAATCCAGTGGACGCGGAATTCAGCTGTCCATCCTGCTATGAGGAGACTAGCGGGGAGGAGAAAACTCCCGATCATGGAGGAGATGAGACGGTGCTCTGGGGGAAAAGGCTCGCTTGGGTCGTGGGTTTGGGTCCAGTGGATAAGACGTTTTTGATAGTATGAGAAGTCGATTAGGACGAAGGGCGCGCAGGCGAAGAGCGTGCCGAGAGTTATGCCCAGATATGAGAGGGATTCGCCAGTTGCGCTGAAATCATAGTAATGTCTGAAGATCCACGGGACGGATATGATGAATGTGTACAATAATCCAAAGATAAAGCCGTTGTAGAGACTGACTAGAGTGACGATTGGTTCAGTAAACAGCATATGAAGCGGTCGAAGGATAAGAACCGTAAAGAAGTGTCGAATCGTCCTAGCAACAGTTGTTTGCTGAGACGAGCTATCACCCAACCCCATCCTGATAGCTCGTTTCCGCAAAACaacctttttataagtctcCCTCGTGAACAAAACAGGTATGTAAAGAACACACGTTATCACAACAGCAACCCACTGCGTCCAACGCCACCCAAAAGACCTCTCAACAAACCCCCCAACGAGCGGTCCAACAGCTGCGCCAAGCGAAGGAATAGAGTAGTATATTCCCAAACTTGCACCACGATACTGCGGCGCACAATAGTCCATTATTGTAGCAGATGTATTATTCACATTCGGCGATGCAAACATCCCCGCAAAGAAACGACAGATCGATAAACTCACGATATCCCGCGCAAATCCCGATCCCAGCAGAAAAGCAAGGAATATAGGCGTCGTAGCAACATATACCGTCTTGCGGCCATATGTTTCAGATAGCGGTGCTCCGACTAGTGGACCACACGCCATGCCGAGGTTATACAAGCTCAGAGGCAGGACGGTAAGTAAACGGTTTGTGTGAAAGTCATGGCTGACGGCTGTTTGGGCGGGAGCGTATATTGCGCCGGCGAAACAGGATGACCAAGCGAGGGATGTTATAGATGCTATGCTGAGGGTTTTGGTGAGGAGGGAGAAGTTTCGGGGGTTGGAAGGGTCGCTGGGGGATGTCCAGTCGTAGGCTGCGTTGATGCGGGTTattgttggtgagattgtTGGTTCTAGGTGAGAAGGGGAGGTTATCTGGACCATTTCTGGTCGAGGgggtgaggttgagggaGACATGATGATGCATGGAGGTCTGAGTGTCAGAGGTTAATTGGGAGTTGGGAGTGACGTTGGAGTTGAGAAATATATGCTCGGCAAAGATGATATCTTGCCGTGGTGTTGGAGATTTTAGCTTGGCAAGATATGGCATAGTGCCCAGGGACTGGATATCTCAGTTTCATGTTATTCTCCCCATTCTCATAATCAGTGTAAATTATACTCGATATCTATTTATATGTTTCTCACGATGCTTCACAGAATACTCTATTACCCTTGTTAAGCAGCTATATCAGCCCATTGTGGCATACTCAGCGCCAGAAGATGTATGACCTACAAAATAAGGGTCTATAACGAACCATCAAGCCTATTTAAGAGATATTGAATTTTTTCACTGGTTACTTCACGTAGTGTCAGCTATGGCATTCATTTTGACCGTGTATCGGTAAGAAAGCTTCATGGCCGAATGGTTACCCCGACTGATCTGCACGGTCTTTCGCGTTTTTTGGGGTAGTTTTAGTCCATGGATCGTCATGAGAAGGGCGTAAGCACAAGACCTTTCTTgaggcagatgatgcagTTGGATGATCCAATGAACTACTGACTGACGAGAGTGAGTCACTCGAGATTTGAGGATGGTGGTCAGTCTGAATGACGTCGTCTGACTGGTAGATTAAACAAGCCCCATGGAATTTGATATCCGAATTTTACTTGGACCAGAATTCTAACAAGTCTCTTGGGGAGTTATTCGAGAGCATAATAGATCTCTATCATAATGAAATGAAAAGAGGTAGATTCTTTCAGCTGTTGACTCACCGGCGGTATAATagtggtgatgagaaggaaaTCCTTCAAGTCGATTCGCTCACTCGGAAAAGAAGCAGTCTGATTGGCTGGTATAACAACTCGCCGTATAGCGACCCACGTGATTGAACTCCTCTCGGATGATTACTTTTCTGTCTTACATCAACCAACTGCATAAATACTCAGATCCCCAATGCCATCAAGACTGAAAATCTCTCATCACTCACTCCTAGCTGGGTCCTTCAAGTCACCCATCAGAATCAACTCTTTCTCTGCTCTTGCAATGGCGAGAACTATCGAAACGAGCTTCCAAGCCGCCATCGACTCTGGCAAGATCAACGGCGGCATCATCTGCGCTACCAACTCCAAAGGAGACTTTTCCTACAGCAAAGCACTTGGTCAGCGAACTCTCATCTCGGGTGAAAAGTGTCCTCAGCAGCTCGATGATATCTTGTGTCTTGCCTCAGCTACAAAGCTCATAGCTTCCATCGCAGCTCTACAATGCGTTGACGATGGTCTTCTCACCCTCAAGGGTGATTTATCAAAAATCGCACCGGAGTTAGCAGAGAAGCAGGTCCTTACTGGCTGgacagaagatgatgaaccGATTCTTGAACCAGCGTGCCAACCTATCACACTTGAAATGCTGCTTACGCACAGCGCTGGACTGGCGTATGATTTCTTGGCTCCCAGCATAGGAAAGTGGAGCAGCAAGTACAAACCCAAGGATGGACAGAAGAGAAAGGTTGAAGATACTTTCATATATCCTCTTTTGCATCAACCTGGAAAAGGATGGATGTACGGTCCTGGCTTAGACTGGGCTGGTCGAATTGTGGAGCGTGTTACTGGACATACCTTGGAAGAGCATGTTCACGAGCGTATGCTGAAGCCTCTTGGTTTGAAAACCGACGCTCAGTTCTTCCCTGTCACGAGAGAGGACTTACGTGAGCGTCTCGTCGACCTCAATCCTGATGATCCAAATGGTATTGGTTACGCAGTCATGGGTCAAGGAGCTGAAATCAATAGCCGTTCAGATGGCTGTTTCGGCGGTCACGGTCTCGCTATGCCTGCACCAGCCTATCTCAAAATCGCCCAATCCCTACTCGCTAACGAcggcaagctcctcaagcccGAAACCTGCGCAGACATGTTTCAGAACCACCTTGCCCCTGAAGCACTTATCGGTCAACAAGGCATGCTAGCTACTCCACTCGGCCCTTTCTTCAGAGTTGGTATCGGCGAGGAGACAAAGGTTGGCCATGGGCTTGGAGGCACCATTAcacttgaggatgttgaggggTGGTATGGTGCTCATAATATGTCTTGGGGTGGAGGATTGACGTTTGCGTGGTTCATTGATCGCAAGAATGATATTTGTGGTGTTGGGGCTGTTCTTGCAAAGTTGCCTCTTGACGGAGGCGTTGCTACAGATCTGAAAGATGTTTTTAGGAAGGATATTTATCAAAAGTATGCGGCGTGGAAGGAGAGCGGTCACGTATGATATGAGACAGTTAAGACACCCTCCGATGAGTTCATCATGTACCAACTCAGCCCTATCCTGGCGAAAAGGAACTTCATCTATGCAATTCTTTGTCCTACTGGAAAAGAACGGATAGTTAATAAACGCCGCGGTATTCCTGTCTCGTTGGCGTGTACCACCAGTTTCTATACCCCTCCTGAAAAGCCCTCAGCTGCGCCTCTTCAAGTGGACTATAAGCAAGCCGTTTCAGATGCAGGTATGGAATTATCATTGATCTTTGCCATTCCCCCCCCAGCGTTATCGAAGGGAGCGCAGTTCACATTAAATAGACGATGTGAAGCCACCCTTTCCCACTCCTGGATGACTCgctcctcaagatcaaagctCGCCCCGTTCTGTAGACATCTCCATGTGATCTGAACTTTATAACCATCCATTTCACACCGGAATAAGCATCCGTATCCAGGGTAGGAGCACGAGAGCTCCATGGTGCGTAGGCGaggcatcatggctgctgctTGGGCGGCTGATATCAGAGACTCATTTG contains:
- a CDS encoding hypothetical protein (EggNog:ENOG41), giving the protein MEQQELNDIYAFAVQLGKDAGDMLMAAAQRRIDGSGQSSSAVSYVEKENSVDIVTKTDNDVENFIRTTVLSKYPDHGFLGEESYSAGASRTYLVEDKPTWVVDPLDGTVNFTHLFPMFCVSIALVVKGVPVIGVINAPFLRQFFSSCTGRGAWLNETQRLPLIRNPIPPMPANAPSGCTFSCEWGKDRRDIPDGNMSRKIESFVNMASERSGRGGKGGMVHGMRSLGSATLDLAYTAMGSFDIWWEGGCWEWDVAAGFAILEEAGGLVTTANPPSDPETAVITRAHLGGRLYLAIRPAGPAATETGRQTQERTVREVWKRVRELDYKRPGV
- the QUTE2 gene encoding Catabolic 3-dehydroquinase 2 (EggNog:ENOG41), producing the protein MSRRLLLINGPNLNLLGTREPHIYGSTTLADVESSASAQAESLSSSLESFQANSEGAIVDRIHEARGNVDAIIINAGAYTHTSVAIRDALVGVNIPAAIEYAVKHLKLRTKL
- a CDS encoding hypothetical protein (EggNog:ENOG41), which translates into the protein MAAKYGFQGIEVFYEDLVDLAKSLPGGDTPSNQITAARTIHDLCAARSLTIICLQPFMHFGGLIDRQAQAQQYEELKLWFELCHALETDLILFPSSFLPEEQLTDDMDVIAADFTVAADMGLEQQPQIKFAFEALCWGTRINRWEQSWDIIQRVDRENFGICLDSYNILGRIYADPAAVGGKTKDCDTVTKESIKHILTDIDVSKFTSEREPSVLQRGATLADELVEKREAILRGELV
- the QA3 gene encoding Quinate dehydrogenase (EggNog:ENOG41); protein product: MSVQPISSEQGSVSGDSLQSNQVSQLQRHGYLFGKKLTASLSPFLHNVIYQDLGLKWGQVRLDSADIPGFLKLAQHPDFYGASVTMPNKVAIIPYLDELTEECRDVGACNTLFIRERDGRRIFCGANTDVIGIRDSFYQNIDNPDAVFHNKPALVVGGGGAARSAIYALRKWMKVKTIYLVNRDDAEVTAVIADCAERGYGEGLLHVKDVSQAQGLEAPGAIVACVPDFEPETEEEIRARAVTEAFLDKEQKGAILEMCYNPTPFTRLGGIAEDKGWKVILGTEALIYQGLEQDKYWTGKQLEEMPIEKVHVAIAEKVAQRAEAAKL
- a CDS encoding hypothetical protein (MEROPS:MER0122661), which produces MARTIETSFQAAIDSGKINGGIICATNSKGDFSYSKALGQRTLISGEKCPQQLDDILCLASATKLIASIAALQCVDDGLLTLKGDLSKIAPELAEKQVLTGWTEDDEPILEPACQPITLEMLLTHSAGLAYDFLAPSIGKWSSKYKPKDGQKRKVEDTFIYPLLHQPGKGWMYGPGLDWAGRIVERVTGHTLEEHVHERMLKPLGLKTDAQFFPVTREDLRERLVDLNPDDPNGIGYAVMGQGAEINSRSDGCFGGHGLAMPAPAYLKIAQSLLANDGKLLKPETCADMFQNHLAPEALIGQQGMLATPLGPFFRVGIGEETKVGHGLGGTITLEDVEGWYGAHNMSWGGGLTFAWFIDRKNDICGVGAVLAKLPLDGGVATDLKDVFRKDIYQKYAAWKESGHV